A region of Pongo pygmaeus isolate AG05252 chromosome 15, NHGRI_mPonPyg2-v2.0_pri, whole genome shotgun sequence DNA encodes the following proteins:
- the ZBTB1 gene encoding zinc finger and BTB domain-containing protein 1 isoform X3 encodes MAKPSHSSYVLQQLNNQREWGFLCDCCIAIDDIYFQAHKAVLAACSSYFRMFFMNHQHSTAQLNLSNMKISAECFDLILQFMYLGKIMTAPSSFEQFKVAMNYLQLYNVPDCLEDIQDADCSSSKCSSSASSKQNSKMIFGVRMYEDTVARNGNEANRWCAEPSSTVNTPHNREPDEESLQLSNFPEPLFDVCKKSSVSKLSTPKERVSRRFGRSFTCDSCGFGFSCEKLLDEHVLTCTNRHLYQNTRSYHRIVDIRDGKDSNIKAEFGEKDSSKTFSAQTDKYRGDTSQAADDSASTTGSRKSSTVESEIASEEKSRAAERKRIIIKMEPEDIPTDELKDFNIIKVTDKDCNESTDNDELEDEPEEPFYRYYVEEDVSIKKSGRKTLKPRMSVSADERGGLENMRPPNNSSPVQEDTENASCELCGLTITEEDLSSHYLAKHIENICACGKCGQILVKGRQLQEHAQRCGEPQDLTMNGLGNTEEKMDLEENPDEQSEIRDMFVEMLDDFRDNHYQINSIQKKQLFKHSACPFRCPNCGQRFETENLVVEHMSSCLDQDMFKSAIMEENERDHRRKHFCNLCGKGFYQRCHLREHYTVHTKEKQFVCQTCGKQFLRERQLRLHNDMHKGMAR; translated from the exons ATGGCAAAGCCCAGCCACAGCAGCTATGTCCTTCAGCAGCTAAACAACCAAAGAGAATGGGGTTTTCTCTGTGACTGCTGTATTGCAATTGATGACATTTACTTTCAAGCACACAAGGCAGTTCTAGCTGCCTGTAGCTcctattttagaatgtttttcatGAACCATCAGCATAGTACTGCACAACTGAATCTCAGCAACATGAAAATTAGTGCAGAATGTTTTGATCTCATTTTGCAGTTTATGTATTTAGGAAAAATTATGACAGCTCCCTCCAGTTTTGAGCAGTTTAAAGTGGCAATGAACTACCTACAGCTATACAATGTTCCTGACTGTTTAGAAGACATCCAGGATGCAGATTGTTCTAGTTCAAAATGTTCCTCTTCTGCTTCCAGCAAACAGAACAGCAAAATGATATTTGGGGTAAGAATGTATGAAGATACTGTGGCTCGAAATGGCAATGAAGCCAACAGGTGGTGTGCAGAGCCAAGTTCAACAGTAAATACACCACATAATAGAGAGCCTGATGAAGAGTCTTTACAATTAAGTAATTTTCCTGAGCCACTATTTGATGTATGTAAAAAAAGTTCCGTGTCCAAATTATCTACTCCAAAAGAACGTGTGTCAAGACGCTTTGGGCGAAGTTTTACCTGTGATAGCTGTGGATTTGGCTTTAGCTGTGAAAAATTATTAGATGAGCATGTGCTAACCTGTACTAACAGACATTTATACCAAAACACAAGATCTTACCATAGAATAGTAGATATTAGAGATGGAAAAGACAGTAATATCAAAGCTGAATTTGGTGAAAAAGATTCTTCCAAAACATTTTCTGCACAGACGGACAAATACAGAGGAGACACAAGCCAGGCTGCTGATGATTCAGCTTCAACCACTGGAAGCAGAAAAAGTAGCACAGTGGAGTCTGAAATAGCCAGCGAAGAGAAAAGCAGAGCTGCTGAGAGGAAAAGGATTATTATTAAGATGGAGCCAGAAGATATTCCTACAGATGAACTGAAAGACTTTAACATTATTAAAGTTACTGATAAAGACTGTAATGAATCCACTGACAATGATGAATTAGAAGATGAACCTGAAGAGCCATTTTATAGATACTATGTTGAAGAAGATGTCAGCATAAAAAAAAGTGGTAGGAAAACTCTAAAACCTCGAATGTCAGTAAGTGCTGATGAAAGAGGTGGTTTAGAGAATATGAGGCCCCCTAACAACAGCAGTCCAGTACAAGAGGATACTGAAAATGCATCTTGTGAGCTGTGTGGACTTACAATAACCGAGGAGGACCTGTCATCTCATTACTTAGCCAAACACATTGAAAATATCTGTGCATGTGGTAAATGTGGACAAATACTTGTAAAGGGTAGGCAGCTTCAGGAACATGCCCAACGATGTGGCGAGCCCCAAGATCTGACCATGAATGGGTTAGGAAATACTGAGGAGAAAATGGACTTGGAAGAGAATCCTGATGAGCAGTCCGAAATAAGAGATATGTTTGTTGAAATGCTGGATGATTTTAGGGACAATCATTACCAGATAAACAGTATCCAAAAAAAGCAGTTATTTAAACATTCTGCCTGCCCTTTTCGATGTCCTAATTGTGGCCAGCGTTTTGAAACTGAAAATCTAGTGGTTGAACATATGTCTAGCTGCTTAGATCAAGATATGTTTAAGAGTGCCAtcatggaagaaaatgaaagagatcaCAGACGAAAGCATTTTTGTAATCTGTGTGGAAAAGGATTTTATCAGCGGTGTCACTTAAGAGAACACTATACTGTTCATACTAAGGAAAAACAGTTTGTTTGTCAAACATGTGGAAAGCAGTTTTTAAGAGAGCGTCAGTTGCGACTGCACAATGATATGCACAAAGGCATGGCCAG GTAA
- the ZBTB1 gene encoding zinc finger and BTB domain-containing protein 1 isoform X2: MAKPSHSSYVLQQLNNQREWGFLCDCCIAIDDIYFQAHKAVLAACSSYFRMFFMNHQHSTAQLNLSNMKISAECFDLILQFMYLGKIMTAPSSFEQFKVAMNYLQLYNVPDCLEDIQDADCSSSKCSSSASSKQNSKMIFGVRMYEDTVARNGNEANRWCAEPSSTVNTPHNREPDEESLQLSNFPEPLFDVCKKSSVSKLSTPKERVSRRFGRSFTCDSCGFGFSCEKLLDEHVLTCTNRHLYQNTRSYHRIVDIRDGKDSNIKAEFGEKDSSKTFSAQTDKYRGDTSQAADDSASTTGSRKSSTVESEIASEEKSRAAERKRIIIKMEPEDIPTDELKDFNIIKVTDKDCNESTDNDELEDEPEEPFYRYYVEEDVSIKKSGRKTLKPRMSVSADERGGLENMRPPNNSSPVQEDTENASCELCGLTITEEDLSSHYLAKHIENICACGKCGQILVKGRQLQEHAQRCGEPQDLTMNGLGNTEEKMDLEENPDEQSEIRDMFVEMLDDFRDNHYQINSIQKKQLFKHSACPFRCPNCGQRFETENLVVEHMSSCLDQDMFKSAIMEENERDHRRKHFCNLCGKGFYQRCHLREHYTVHTKEKQFVCQTCGKQFLRERQLRLHNDMHKGMASGEIGPSKPVEK, from the exons ATGGCAAAGCCCAGCCACAGCAGCTATGTCCTTCAGCAGCTAAACAACCAAAGAGAATGGGGTTTTCTCTGTGACTGCTGTATTGCAATTGATGACATTTACTTTCAAGCACACAAGGCAGTTCTAGCTGCCTGTAGCTcctattttagaatgtttttcatGAACCATCAGCATAGTACTGCACAACTGAATCTCAGCAACATGAAAATTAGTGCAGAATGTTTTGATCTCATTTTGCAGTTTATGTATTTAGGAAAAATTATGACAGCTCCCTCCAGTTTTGAGCAGTTTAAAGTGGCAATGAACTACCTACAGCTATACAATGTTCCTGACTGTTTAGAAGACATCCAGGATGCAGATTGTTCTAGTTCAAAATGTTCCTCTTCTGCTTCCAGCAAACAGAACAGCAAAATGATATTTGGGGTAAGAATGTATGAAGATACTGTGGCTCGAAATGGCAATGAAGCCAACAGGTGGTGTGCAGAGCCAAGTTCAACAGTAAATACACCACATAATAGAGAGCCTGATGAAGAGTCTTTACAATTAAGTAATTTTCCTGAGCCACTATTTGATGTATGTAAAAAAAGTTCCGTGTCCAAATTATCTACTCCAAAAGAACGTGTGTCAAGACGCTTTGGGCGAAGTTTTACCTGTGATAGCTGTGGATTTGGCTTTAGCTGTGAAAAATTATTAGATGAGCATGTGCTAACCTGTACTAACAGACATTTATACCAAAACACAAGATCTTACCATAGAATAGTAGATATTAGAGATGGAAAAGACAGTAATATCAAAGCTGAATTTGGTGAAAAAGATTCTTCCAAAACATTTTCTGCACAGACGGACAAATACAGAGGAGACACAAGCCAGGCTGCTGATGATTCAGCTTCAACCACTGGAAGCAGAAAAAGTAGCACAGTGGAGTCTGAAATAGCCAGCGAAGAGAAAAGCAGAGCTGCTGAGAGGAAAAGGATTATTATTAAGATGGAGCCAGAAGATATTCCTACAGATGAACTGAAAGACTTTAACATTATTAAAGTTACTGATAAAGACTGTAATGAATCCACTGACAATGATGAATTAGAAGATGAACCTGAAGAGCCATTTTATAGATACTATGTTGAAGAAGATGTCAGCATAAAAAAAAGTGGTAGGAAAACTCTAAAACCTCGAATGTCAGTAAGTGCTGATGAAAGAGGTGGTTTAGAGAATATGAGGCCCCCTAACAACAGCAGTCCAGTACAAGAGGATACTGAAAATGCATCTTGTGAGCTGTGTGGACTTACAATAACCGAGGAGGACCTGTCATCTCATTACTTAGCCAAACACATTGAAAATATCTGTGCATGTGGTAAATGTGGACAAATACTTGTAAAGGGTAGGCAGCTTCAGGAACATGCCCAACGATGTGGCGAGCCCCAAGATCTGACCATGAATGGGTTAGGAAATACTGAGGAGAAAATGGACTTGGAAGAGAATCCTGATGAGCAGTCCGAAATAAGAGATATGTTTGTTGAAATGCTGGATGATTTTAGGGACAATCATTACCAGATAAACAGTATCCAAAAAAAGCAGTTATTTAAACATTCTGCCTGCCCTTTTCGATGTCCTAATTGTGGCCAGCGTTTTGAAACTGAAAATCTAGTGGTTGAACATATGTCTAGCTGCTTAGATCAAGATATGTTTAAGAGTGCCAtcatggaagaaaatgaaagagatcaCAGACGAAAGCATTTTTGTAATCTGTGTGGAAAAGGATTTTATCAGCGGTGTCACTTAAGAGAACACTATACTGTTCATACTAAGGAAAAACAGTTTGTTTGTCAAACATGTGGAAAGCAGTTTTTAAGAGAGCGTCAGTTGCGACTGCACAATGATATGCACAAAGGCATGGCCAG TGGTGAAATAGGGCCTTCTAAACCTGTGGAGAAGTGA
- the ZBTB1 gene encoding zinc finger and BTB domain-containing protein 1 isoform X1 — protein sequence MAKPSHSSYVLQQLNNQREWGFLCDCCIAIDDIYFQAHKAVLAACSSYFRMFFMNHQHSTAQLNLSNMKISAECFDLILQFMYLGKIMTAPSSFEQFKVAMNYLQLYNVPDCLEDIQDADCSSSKCSSSASSKQNSKMIFGVRMYEDTVARNGNEANRWCAEPSSTVNTPHNREPDEESLQLSNFPEPLFDVCKKSSVSKLSTPKERVSRRFGRSFTCDSCGFGFSCEKLLDEHVLTCTNRHLYQNTRSYHRIVDIRDGKDSNIKAEFGEKDSSKTFSAQTDKYRGDTSQAADDSASTTGSRKSSTVESEIASEEKSRAAERKRIIIKMEPEDIPTDELKDFNIIKVTDKDCNESTDNDELEDEPEEPFYRYYVEEDVSIKKSGRKTLKPRMSVSADERGGLENMRPPNNSSPVQEDTENASCELCGLTITEEDLSSHYLAKHIENICACGKCGQILVKGRQLQEHAQRCGEPQDLTMNGLGNTEEKMDLEENPDEQSEIRDMFVEMLDDFRDNHYQINSIQKKQLFKHSACPFRCPNCGQRFETENLVVEHMSSCLDQDMFKSAIMEENERDHRRKHFCNLCGKGFYQRCHLREHYTVHTKEKQFVCQTCGKQFLRERQLRLHNDMHKGMARYVCSICDQGNFRKHDHVRHMISHLSAGETICQVCFQIFPNNEQLEQHMDVHLYTCGICGAKFNLRKDMRSHYNAKHLKRT from the coding sequence ATGGCAAAGCCCAGCCACAGCAGCTATGTCCTTCAGCAGCTAAACAACCAAAGAGAATGGGGTTTTCTCTGTGACTGCTGTATTGCAATTGATGACATTTACTTTCAAGCACACAAGGCAGTTCTAGCTGCCTGTAGCTcctattttagaatgtttttcatGAACCATCAGCATAGTACTGCACAACTGAATCTCAGCAACATGAAAATTAGTGCAGAATGTTTTGATCTCATTTTGCAGTTTATGTATTTAGGAAAAATTATGACAGCTCCCTCCAGTTTTGAGCAGTTTAAAGTGGCAATGAACTACCTACAGCTATACAATGTTCCTGACTGTTTAGAAGACATCCAGGATGCAGATTGTTCTAGTTCAAAATGTTCCTCTTCTGCTTCCAGCAAACAGAACAGCAAAATGATATTTGGGGTAAGAATGTATGAAGATACTGTGGCTCGAAATGGCAATGAAGCCAACAGGTGGTGTGCAGAGCCAAGTTCAACAGTAAATACACCACATAATAGAGAGCCTGATGAAGAGTCTTTACAATTAAGTAATTTTCCTGAGCCACTATTTGATGTATGTAAAAAAAGTTCCGTGTCCAAATTATCTACTCCAAAAGAACGTGTGTCAAGACGCTTTGGGCGAAGTTTTACCTGTGATAGCTGTGGATTTGGCTTTAGCTGTGAAAAATTATTAGATGAGCATGTGCTAACCTGTACTAACAGACATTTATACCAAAACACAAGATCTTACCATAGAATAGTAGATATTAGAGATGGAAAAGACAGTAATATCAAAGCTGAATTTGGTGAAAAAGATTCTTCCAAAACATTTTCTGCACAGACGGACAAATACAGAGGAGACACAAGCCAGGCTGCTGATGATTCAGCTTCAACCACTGGAAGCAGAAAAAGTAGCACAGTGGAGTCTGAAATAGCCAGCGAAGAGAAAAGCAGAGCTGCTGAGAGGAAAAGGATTATTATTAAGATGGAGCCAGAAGATATTCCTACAGATGAACTGAAAGACTTTAACATTATTAAAGTTACTGATAAAGACTGTAATGAATCCACTGACAATGATGAATTAGAAGATGAACCTGAAGAGCCATTTTATAGATACTATGTTGAAGAAGATGTCAGCATAAAAAAAAGTGGTAGGAAAACTCTAAAACCTCGAATGTCAGTAAGTGCTGATGAAAGAGGTGGTTTAGAGAATATGAGGCCCCCTAACAACAGCAGTCCAGTACAAGAGGATACTGAAAATGCATCTTGTGAGCTGTGTGGACTTACAATAACCGAGGAGGACCTGTCATCTCATTACTTAGCCAAACACATTGAAAATATCTGTGCATGTGGTAAATGTGGACAAATACTTGTAAAGGGTAGGCAGCTTCAGGAACATGCCCAACGATGTGGCGAGCCCCAAGATCTGACCATGAATGGGTTAGGAAATACTGAGGAGAAAATGGACTTGGAAGAGAATCCTGATGAGCAGTCCGAAATAAGAGATATGTTTGTTGAAATGCTGGATGATTTTAGGGACAATCATTACCAGATAAACAGTATCCAAAAAAAGCAGTTATTTAAACATTCTGCCTGCCCTTTTCGATGTCCTAATTGTGGCCAGCGTTTTGAAACTGAAAATCTAGTGGTTGAACATATGTCTAGCTGCTTAGATCAAGATATGTTTAAGAGTGCCAtcatggaagaaaatgaaagagatcaCAGACGAAAGCATTTTTGTAATCTGTGTGGAAAAGGATTTTATCAGCGGTGTCACTTAAGAGAACACTATACTGTTCATACTAAGGAAAAACAGTTTGTTTGTCAAACATGTGGAAAGCAGTTTTTAAGAGAGCGTCAGTTGCGACTGCACAATGATATGCACAAAGGCATGGCCAGGTATGTCTGTTCCATTTGTGATCAAGGAAACTTCAGAAAACATGACCATGTACGGCATATGATTTCTCATTTATCTGCTGGTGAGACTATATGCCAGGTCTGCTTTCAGATATTCCCAAATAATGAACAGTTGGAGCAGCACATGGATGTTCATCTGTATACATGTGGAATATGTGGAGCAAAATTTAATTTGAGGAAAGATATGAGATCACATTATAATGCCAAGCATTTGAAAAGAACCTAA